In Paraburkholderia terrae, a genomic segment contains:
- a CDS encoding DNA-binding domain-containing protein, with protein sequence MTLAAWQQDFRSWLTDASEEAARRVGGDASRGLSVYQNNYRGQLIECLEHSFPQVRTLLGEDAFLHAAVTHINHHPPHAWTLDAYAYGFGDTLSVLFPHNPDVHELAWIENALAEAFVAHDAQPLPLDALASVDWDAARLRFTPSLRHRPATTNAGSIWSALSANTEAPESEMLDEPGGLIVWRRQFVSCLKRVDAAEYEALLHLQENESFATLCDLLVERLGDADGVAKAGALLAGWLGSELIVGVESV encoded by the coding sequence ATGACACTCGCTGCCTGGCAACAGGACTTCCGCTCGTGGCTCACGGATGCATCTGAAGAAGCCGCCCGACGCGTCGGCGGCGACGCATCACGCGGTTTATCTGTCTATCAGAACAACTATCGCGGGCAACTGATCGAATGCCTCGAGCATTCGTTTCCACAGGTACGGACGTTGCTTGGCGAGGATGCGTTTCTGCATGCAGCCGTGACGCATATCAACCACCATCCGCCGCACGCATGGACACTCGACGCGTACGCATACGGTTTCGGCGACACGCTCAGCGTGCTGTTCCCGCACAACCCCGACGTGCATGAACTCGCATGGATCGAAAATGCGCTGGCTGAAGCCTTCGTTGCGCATGACGCGCAGCCGCTGCCGCTCGACGCGCTCGCTTCCGTCGACTGGGACGCAGCGCGGCTACGCTTTACGCCGTCGCTCAGGCATCGCCCCGCCACGACGAATGCCGGCAGCATCTGGTCCGCCCTGTCCGCCAACACCGAGGCGCCCGAAAGTGAAATGCTCGACGAGCCGGGCGGCCTGATCGTCTGGCGTCGGCAGTTCGTGTCGTGCCTCAAGCGCGTCGATGCCGCCGAGTACGAAGCGCTCCTTCATCTGCAGGAAAATGAAAGCTTTGCAACACTATGCGATCTGCTCGTCGAGCGTCTGGGTGACGCGGACGGCGTGGCGAAAGCGGGTGCGCTGCTGGCGGGATGGCTGGGCAGCGAACTCATCGTGGGTGTGGAGAGCGTCTGA
- a CDS encoding tautomerase family protein translates to MPIVTIQVTREGTKPGADCVTAEEKARLIKGVSQVLLDVLNKPLESTFVVIEEVPTDNWGWGGLPALEYRKLKAAKSA, encoded by the coding sequence ATGCCGATTGTCACAATTCAGGTTACGCGAGAAGGGACGAAACCCGGCGCGGATTGCGTGACGGCCGAAGAAAAGGCGCGACTCATCAAGGGCGTGAGCCAGGTGTTGCTTGACGTGCTGAACAAGCCGCTCGAGTCCACCTTCGTTGTGATCGAGGAAGTGCCGACGGACAATTGGGGCTGGGGCGGTCTGCCTGCCCTCGAGTATCGAAAGCTCAAAGCAGCGAAATCAGCCTGA
- a CDS encoding organic hydroperoxide resistance protein, with protein MSLEKALYTAHATATGGRDGRATVPEANLEFKLTTPKELGGKGGDGANPEQLFAAGYSACFIGAMKFVAARDKIAIPADASIDSSVGIGPIPNGFGIEVEMKISLPGMERGAAQDLVNKAHIVCPYSNATRNNIDVKLTLV; from the coding sequence ATGTCGCTCGAAAAGGCGCTTTACACTGCTCACGCAACCGCAACGGGAGGCCGCGACGGCCGCGCGACGGTGCCCGAAGCCAACCTTGAATTCAAGCTCACCACGCCGAAGGAACTGGGCGGAAAAGGCGGTGACGGCGCGAATCCGGAACAACTGTTCGCCGCCGGTTACAGCGCATGCTTTATCGGTGCGATGAAATTCGTTGCCGCACGCGATAAGATCGCGATCCCCGCAGATGCGTCGATCGACAGCAGCGTCGGGATCGGGCCGATTCCGAATGGGTTCGGCATCGAAGTCGAGATGAAAATATCATTGCCGGGTATGGAGCGCGGTGCCGCTCAAGATCTGGTCAACAAGGCTCACATCGTGTGCCCGTATTCGAATGCGACGCGTAATAACATCGACGTGAAACTCACGCTCGTCTGA
- a CDS encoding CoA-acylating methylmalonate-semialdehyde dehydrogenase yields MQAYTDSADVGHFIHGERVSGTGSRSQAVFNPATGARARKLLLGEAADVDAAVASAKAAFPKWADTPPIKRARVMLRFLELMNRHHDELAAIITAEHGKVFSDAQGEVARGIDVIEFACGIPQLLKGDYTEQVSTGIDNWTMRQPLGVVAGITPFNFPCMVPCWMFPVAIAAGNTFILKPSERDPSAALFMAGLLKEAGLPDGVFNVVQGDKVVVDALLTHRDVKAVSFVGSTPIANYIYETGAKHGKRVQALGGAKNHMVVMPDADLDKAVDALIGAGYGSAGERCMAISVALLVGDVADKIVARLAERARSLIVKNGMEPDAEMGPIVTRQALERIEGYIAEGVKEGATLVVDGRGLKVAGHEDGFFTGGTLFDNVTPEMRIYKEEIFGPVLACVRVKDFTEAVELINAHEFGNGVACFTSDGHVAREFGRRIEVGMVGINVPIPVPMAWHGFGGWKRSLFGDTHAYGEEGVRFYTKQKSIMQRWSESIEKGAEFAMPTAK; encoded by the coding sequence ATGCAAGCCTATACCGACAGCGCAGACGTGGGACATTTCATTCACGGGGAGCGCGTCAGCGGAACGGGAAGCCGTAGCCAGGCCGTCTTCAATCCGGCCACGGGTGCCCGCGCCCGCAAGCTGCTGCTCGGCGAGGCTGCCGATGTCGACGCCGCCGTCGCGAGCGCGAAGGCGGCGTTTCCGAAGTGGGCCGATACGCCGCCCATCAAGCGCGCACGCGTCATGCTGCGTTTTCTCGAACTGATGAATCGCCACCACGACGAACTCGCGGCGATCATCACGGCAGAGCACGGCAAAGTGTTTTCCGATGCCCAAGGCGAAGTTGCACGCGGCATCGACGTGATCGAATTTGCGTGCGGCATTCCGCAACTGCTCAAGGGCGACTACACGGAACAGGTTTCGACGGGTATCGACAATTGGACGATGCGTCAACCGCTGGGCGTCGTCGCGGGCATCACGCCGTTCAACTTCCCGTGCATGGTGCCGTGCTGGATGTTCCCCGTCGCGATCGCGGCCGGCAATACGTTCATTCTTAAGCCGAGCGAGCGTGATCCGTCGGCGGCGCTGTTCATGGCCGGACTGCTGAAAGAGGCAGGCTTGCCCGACGGCGTCTTCAATGTCGTACAGGGCGACAAGGTCGTCGTCGATGCATTGCTCACGCATCGGGACGTGAAGGCTGTGAGCTTCGTCGGCTCGACGCCGATTGCGAACTACATCTACGAAACGGGCGCGAAGCACGGCAAGCGCGTGCAGGCACTGGGCGGCGCGAAGAACCATATGGTGGTGATGCCCGACGCCGATCTCGACAAGGCAGTCGATGCGCTGATCGGCGCTGGCTACGGTTCGGCAGGCGAGCGTTGCATGGCGATCTCGGTTGCGCTGCTGGTTGGCGACGTGGCCGACAAGATCGTGGCGCGACTCGCCGAGCGCGCCCGCAGCCTGATCGTGAAGAACGGCATGGAGCCGGACGCGGAAATGGGCCCGATCGTCACGCGGCAGGCGCTGGAGCGTATCGAAGGGTATATCGCCGAGGGCGTGAAGGAAGGCGCGACGCTGGTCGTCGATGGCCGCGGTCTGAAGGTTGCCGGTCATGAAGACGGCTTCTTCACGGGCGGTACGCTGTTCGACAACGTGACGCCGGAAATGCGCATCTACAAGGAAGAGATTTTCGGGCCGGTGCTTGCTTGCGTGCGCGTGAAGGACTTCACGGAAGCCGTCGAGTTGATCAACGCGCACGAATTCGGTAACGGCGTGGCGTGCTTCACGAGCGATGGCCATGTTGCGCGCGAATTCGGCCGCCGTATCGAAGTCGGCATGGTCGGTATCAACGTGCCGATTCCGGTGCCGATGGCGTGGCATGGCTTCGGCGGCTGGAAGCGCAGCCTGTTCGGCGACACGCATGCATACGGTGAAGAAGGCGTGCGTTTCTATACGAAGCAGAAGTCGATCATGCAGCGCTGGTCGGAGAGCATCGAGAAGGGCGCCGAATTCGCGATGCCGACTGCGAAGTAA